Proteins from a genomic interval of Garra rufa chromosome 4, GarRuf1.0, whole genome shotgun sequence:
- the shank3b gene encoding SH3 and multiple ankyrin repeat domains protein 3 isoform X1 yields the protein MPISPPADGKHEALDRPRQQHTPTNGNHGDDSIRASPGSKSSSEPMEDLHGNAVVIRIGIPDLQQTKCLRLDLEAPVWVCKQQVLVTLTQSLTDVLNYGLYLPAFNGRAGKFLDEERLLREYPLPTITPVPYLEFRYKRRVYTQSHVDDKQLAKLHTKANLKKFMEYVQQRCVDKVCRFLEKGLDPNFHDSESGESPLTLVAQLDTCADLIKVLRSGGAHLDFRTRDGLTALHKAVQTHNHVALTTLLDLGASPDYKDSRGLTPLYHSAMVGGDPYCCELLLYDHAQLGYSDENGWQEIHQACRHGNVQHLEHLLFYGAEMSAQNASGNTALHLCALYNQEGCARVLLFRGANKEIKNYNNQTAFQVAIIAGNFDLAEIIKIHKTSDVVPFRETPSYSSRRRAVCVSPRRSLMRSASDNALDESLPAPSPAPSLRSLPPLEPDDTTPSQRSPQAAHTHTRSLRRHTRSGGHLSPGSPVQREPSPPAVSRGPKRRLYSAVPGRTFIAVSSHTPQGEGEITLNRGERVKVLSIGEGGFWEGSVKGRTGWFPAHCVEEVQMRQYDPRLETREDRTKRLFRHYTVGSYDNYTSYSDYVIEEKSATLQKRDSEGFGFVLRGAKAETPIEEFTPTPAFPALQYLESVDLEGVAWRAGLRTGDFLIEVNGVSVVKVGHRQVVSLIRQGGSRLVMKVVSVTRKPDTGDVVRKKAPPPPKRDPSTSLTLRSKSMTAELEELASRRRRGEKLDEMLSSPKEPVVVMRQRPADTDSRAATVKQRPTSRRITQAEINSLLERQGLPIGSGVSLAVDKSHMQLPRGMSRTKSFGAPEDDRISALIGEHRFPRSSSMTDSFRQDSIPPPPQTAPPPPPTPYFLDSGPPPSFLPPPPPSRAANQSRSSFRPGAEPKLHGPVTTDRQRKTRSMIILQDTTHLPVEPAPIARPQTPTSGAVPPERGRRRGPPVENPYANVGRLSAVYTPTKPQRRKSPLVKQGQVEEGAAAQSSRDPSPLGGSRIPHSSRAEQFQQQVLSERARITPPGARRRPSVFLSVEGGATEPQTTPLLSQSHSVDELAELPPPAPMLSPGPPPGGTTFIHPLTGRPLDPSSPLALALAARERALSGRNTPTPTPSPTPSPTQGRAVERPETEGGATPPAPLEAPPSNSWRDEPVSITETASQVTSGSPGSGRSLEEALVPPSVQGVQPALMDTEHTPPAVPPTLPSPAPTLSNLTARSLTMSSEEDAEPYTVTLPPALLSSSDEETREELRKIGLVPPPQPFANGLLIKEAPKATLSISPSGSRPSIAKTSSGKASDSTADSGVEDPHMETTSTVSTVSSMSTLSSESTDSAHASKPRSGVGRGRPAHLRDPLLKQSSDSELLPHPPSTGPSRPRYLFQRRSKLWGEEPRAQMGGSDESRPAAMGAELLSKDTHSLGEEPPMGAPLDPGRRSPVGGARCEENGGESKSLFSSLGELHTISQRSYGTTFTIRPGSRYPVTRRTPSPGATPERSEPLGPVRTFGPHHHHHTILKSSSLSLPQEPKEVRFVMRSASARARSRSPSPSPCASPCPSPVLGAPLLALRPFRQRPLALWSKYDVGEWLESVGLGEHRARFLEHEIEGAHLPALTKDDLAELGVTRVGHRMNIERALKQLLDS from the exons ATGCCTATCAGTCCACCTGCCGACGGCAAACATGAGGCTCTCGACCGGCCGCGGCAACAACACACCCCTACCAACGGTAACCACGGAGATGACAGCATTCGGGCCTCTCCTGGGAGTAAATCTTCCTCCGAACCTATGGAGGATCTCCACGGAAATGCAGTTGTCATACGCATCGGAATCCCTGATCTGCAGCAAACG AAATGCCTGCGATTGGACCTTGAGGCTCCAGTGTGGGTTTGTAAGCAGCAAGTTCTGGTCACTCTGACACAAAGCCTGACCGATGTGCTTAACTATGGCCTCTACCTCCCTGCCTTTAACGGGCGTGCCGGAAAGTTCCTCGATGAGGAGAGATTGCTCAGGGAGTATCCTCTCCCTACGATCACACCTGTACCATACCTAGAG TTCCGTTACAAGAGGCGTGTTTACACTCAGAGCCATGTAGATGACAAGCAACTGGCCAAACTACATACCAAG GCCAACCTAAAGAAGTTTATGGAGTATGTTCAACAAAGGTGTGTGGACAAGGTCTGCAGGTTTCTGGAGAAAGGGCTGGACCCCAACTTTCACGATTCTGAGAGTGGGG AATCTCCTCTCACTCTCGTGGCCCAGCTGGACACTTGTGCCGATCTGATTAAGGTGTTGAGGAGCGGAGGAGCCCATCTGGACTTCAGAACCAGAGACGGCCTGACGGCGCTGCACAAAGCGGTCCAAACGCACAACCATGTAGCATTGACT ACATTGTTGGATCTGGGGGCGTCTCCAGACTATAAGGACAGTCGTGGGCTTACCCCCCTCTATCACAGTGCCATGGTTGGGGGAGATCCGTACTGCTGCGAGCTGCTGCTCTACGATCACGCCCAGCTGGGCTACAGCGATGAGAACGGCTGGCAGGAGATCCATCAG GCTTGTCGTCATGGAAACGTGCAGCACCTTGAGCACCTGTTATTCTATGGAGCGGAAATGAGCGCTCAGAATGCCTCAGGAAACACAGCACTACACCTGTGTGCCCTCTACAACCAG GAAGGCTGTGCTAGAGTTCTCCTGTTTCGAGGAGCAAATAAAGAAATCAAGAACTACAACAACCAAACAGCATTTCAG GTTGCTATCATCGCAGGGAACTTTGACCTGGCAGAAATCATCAAGATTCATAAAACCTCAGATGTTG TGCCTTTCAGGGAGACCCCTTCGTATTCGTCTCGGCGGCGCGCGGTCTGCGTATCCCCACGTCGCTCTCTTATGCGATCGGCCAGTGATAACGCTCTAGATGAGAGTCTGCCAGCTCCCTCTCCGGCCCCCTCCCTTCGCAGCCTACCCCCGCTGGAGCCTGACGACACCACCCCGTCCCAGCGCAGCCCTCAGGCCGCTCACACTCACACGCGCAGCCTCAGGAGACACACCCGCTCAGGAGGACACCTCAG CCCTGGCAGTCCTGTACAGAGAGAGCCGAGTCCTCCAGCCGTGTCTCGAGGGCCCAAGCGACGGCTGTACAGTGCGGTGCCCGGTCGAACCTTCATCGCTGTCAGCTCCCACACTCCACAGGGCGAGGGTGAGATCACACTCAACCGAGGAGAGAGGGTCAAAG TGCTAAGCATAGGTGAAGGTGGATTCTGGGAAGGCTCGGTTAAAGGACGAACTGGCTGGTTTCCTGCTCACTGTGTAGAGGAAGTCCAGATGAGACAATATGACCCACGACTCG AGACAAGAGAGGATCGCACCAAGAGACTTTTTAGGCACTACACTGTTGGCTCCTACGACAACTATACCTCTTACAG TGATTATGTTATAGAAGAAAAAAGTGCAACCCTGCAGAAGAGAGACAGCGAAGGATTCGGCTTCGTGCTTCGAGGAGCTAAAG CTGAGACACCCATAGAAGAGTTCACACCTACTCCTGCTTTTCCTGCCCTGCAATACTTGGAGTCTGTGGACCTGGAAGGGGTGGCATGGAGGGCAGGGTTAAGGACGGGAGATTTCCTcatagag GTAAATGGGGTAAGCGTAGTAAAGGTGGGACATAGGCAGGTGGTATCGCTGATTCGGCAAGGTGGAAGTCGGCTAGTAATGAAGGTTGTGTCTGTCACACGCAAACCTGACACTGGAGACGTTGTCCGCAAGAAAG CCCCACCACCTCCCAAGAGAGACccaagcaccagcctgaccctGCGCTCAAAAAGCATGACTGCCGAACTGGAGGAGCTGG CGTCAAGGAGAAGGAGGGGAG AGAAGTTGGATGAGATGTTGAGTTCGCCCAAAGAACCGGTTGTAGTGATGAGGCAACGTCCTGCAGATACGGACTCCAGAGCAGCCACTGTGAAACAGAGACCAACAAGCCGCCGTATCACACAGGCTGAGATCAAT tcTCTGTTAGAGAGGCAGGGTTTGCCAATAGGTTCAGGAGTGTCCTTGGCTGTGGACAAAAGTCACATGCAGCTGCCTCGGGGAATGTCAAGGACCAAGTCATTTG GTGCTCCTGAAGATGACAGAATCTCAGCCCTGATTGGAGAGCATCGCTTTCCGAGAAGCTCCTCAATGACTGACAGCTTTAGACAAGATAGTATTCCTCCCCCTCCACAGACAGCTCCTCCACCACCTCCAACGCCCTACTTCCTAGATTCAGGGCCACCACCATCCTTTCTTCCACCTCCGCCCCCTTCTCGCGCTGCCAACCAGAGCCGTTCGAGCTTCCGCCCAGGGGCAGAGCCCAAACTCCACGGCCCAGTCACAACAGACCGCCAGCGAAAAACACGCTCCATGATCATTCTTCAGGACACCACCCATTTGCCAGTGGAGCCTGCCCCTATTGCAAGACCACAAACGCCTACCTCCGGAGCTGTTCCTCCTGAACGTGGTCGAAGGCGTGGACCACCTGTGGAGAATCCCTATGCTAATGTAGGTCGTCTAAGTGCGGTCTATACTCCCACCAAGCCCCAGCGTAGAAAGAGTCCACTAGTCAAACAAGGACAAGTTGAGGAGGGAGCCGCTGCTCAGAGTAGTAGAGACCCCTCTCCTTTGGGAGGGTCACGGATTCCCCACAGTAGTCGAGCAGAGCAGTTCCAACAGCAGGTTCTCTCTGAGCGAGCTAGAATCACGCCGCCAGGGGCCCGACGCAGGCCAAGCGTTTTTCTATCTGTAGAAGGGGGTGCAACGGAGCCGCAGACAACCCCGTTACTTTCTCAGTCTCACTCAGTGGATGAGTTGGCCGAGTTGCCTCCGCCTGCACCAATGCTTTCTCCTGGCCCACCACCAGGGGGCACCACTTTCATACACCCTCTTACAGGTCGACCACTGGATCCTTCCTCACCTCTAGCGCTTGCACTGGCTGCACGAGAACGTGCCCTTAGTGGCCGGAATACACCCACTCCTACGCCATCGCCTACACCTTCGCCCACCCAAGGTCGAGCCGTGGAAAGGCCAGAGACAGAAGGAGGAGCCACACCACCTGCTCCTCTTGAGGCTCCTCCATCTAACTCCTGGAGAGATGAACCGGTCAGCATCACAGAAACGGCAAGCCAGGTGACTAGCGGTAGCCCTGGGTCTGGACGAAGCCTGGAAGAGGCACTTGTCCCACCCAGCGTGCAAGGTGTCCAACCTGCGCTGATGGATACAGAACATACCCCACCGGCAGTCCCGCCCACTCTACCTTCCCCTGCCCCTACCCTGTCAAATCTGACTGCTCGAAGTCTGACTATGAGCTCCGAGGAGGATGCAGAGCCTTACACAGTGACACTTCCCCCTGCGTTGCTCTCGTCTAGTGATGAGGAAACCAGAGAGGAGCTTCGGAAGATAGGTCTTGTGCCACCCCCTCAACCCTTTGCTAATGGCCTTCTAATTAAAGAAGCACCCAAAGCCACTTTAAGCATTTCACCTAGCGGATCACGCCCATCGATTGCAAAGACCTCCTCTGGGAAAGCAAGCGATTCTACGGCAGACTCTGGGGTTGAAGACCCACACATGGAGACCACCAGTACTGTTTCCACAGTCTCCAGCATGTCCACTTTGTCTTCAGAGAGCACAGACTCCGCTCATGCTAGCAAACCACGTTCTGGGGTGGGGCGTGGTCGCCCCGCCCATCTCAGGGACCCACTGCTTAAACAGTCATCGGACAGTGAGCTGCTTCCACACCCACCCAGCACAGGCCCCAGCCGTCCACGCTACCTATTCCAAAGACGTTCCAAACTCTGGGGGGAGGAGCCCCGGGCCCAAATGGGTGGGTCTGATGAAAGTCGGCCTGCTGCTATGGGGGCGGAGTTGCTAAGCAAAGACACTCATTCACTGGGGGAGGAGCCACCAATGGGAGCGCCTCTTGACCCTGGCAGGAGATCACCTGTGGGAGGTGCCAG ATGTGAGGAGAATGGAGGAGAGAGTAAATC ACTCTTTAGTAGTTTAGGGGAGCTTCACACCATCTCTCAGCGGAGTTACGGCACCACCTTCACAATCCGGCCTGGCAGCCGATACCCAGTGACCCGCAGGACTCCGAGCCCTGGAGCCACCCCAGAACGGAGTGAACCGCTGGGGCCTGTCCGTACATTCGGCCCCCATCACCACCATCACACAATCCTCAAGTCTTCTAGCCTAAGTTTGCCCCAGGAACCCAAGGAGGTGCGTTTCGTCATGAGGAGTGCCAGCGCTCGAGCCCGCAGCCGTTCTCCATCCCCTTCTCCGTGTGCCTCCCCCTGCCCTTCACCGGTACTGGGAGCCCCTCTCCTGGCCCTGCGGCCTTTCAGACAGCGCCCCCTAGCACTGTGGAGTAAGTATGACGTTGGAGAGTGGCTAGAGAGTGTGGGACTTGGAGAACATCGTGCCCGCTTTTTGGAGCACGAGATTGAAGGCGCCCACCTGCCTGCACTGACCAAGGACGATCTGGCAGAGTTAGGGGTGACACGGGTGGGACACCGAATGAACATCGAGCGTGCACTGAAGCAGTTGCTGGATAGTTGA
- the shank3b gene encoding SH3 and multiple ankyrin repeat domains protein 3 isoform X2 produces the protein MPISPPADGKHEALDRPRQQHTPTNGNHGDDSIRASPGSKSSSEPMEDLHGNAVVIRIGIPDLQQTKCLRLDLEAPVWVCKQQVLVTLTQSLTDVLNYGLYLPAFNGRAGKFLDEERLLREYPLPTITPVPYLEFRYKRRVYTQSHVDDKQLAKLHTKANLKKFMEYVQQRCVDKVCRFLEKGLDPNFHDSESGESPLTLVAQLDTCADLIKVLRSGGAHLDFRTRDGLTALHKAVQTHNHVALTTLLDLGASPDYKDSRGLTPLYHSAMVGGDPYCCELLLYDHAQLGYSDENGWQEIHQACRHGNVQHLEHLLFYGAEMSAQNASGNTALHLCALYNQEGCARVLLFRGANKEIKNYNNQTAFQVAIIAGNFDLAEIIKIHKTSDVVPFRETPSYSSRRRAVCVSPRRSLMRSASDNALDESLPAPSPAPSLRSLPPLEPDDTTPSQRSPQAAHTHTRSLRRHTRSGGHLSPGSPVQREPSPPAVSRGPKRRLYSAVPGRTFIAVSSHTPQGEGEITLNRGERVKVLSIGEGGFWEGSVKGRTGWFPAHCVEEVQMRQYDPRLETREDRTKRLFRHYTVGSYDNYTSYSDYVIEEKSATLQKRDSEGFGFVLRGAKAETPIEEFTPTPAFPALQYLESVDLEGVAWRAGLRTGDFLIEVNGVSVVKVGHRQVVSLIRQGGSRLVMKVVSVTRKPDTGDVVRKKAPPPPKRDPSTSLTLRSKSMTAELEELEKLDEMLSSPKEPVVVMRQRPADTDSRAATVKQRPTSRRITQAEINSLLERQGLPIGSGVSLAVDKSHMQLPRGMSRTKSFGAPEDDRISALIGEHRFPRSSSMTDSFRQDSIPPPPQTAPPPPPTPYFLDSGPPPSFLPPPPPSRAANQSRSSFRPGAEPKLHGPVTTDRQRKTRSMIILQDTTHLPVEPAPIARPQTPTSGAVPPERGRRRGPPVENPYANVGRLSAVYTPTKPQRRKSPLVKQGQVEEGAAAQSSRDPSPLGGSRIPHSSRAEQFQQQVLSERARITPPGARRRPSVFLSVEGGATEPQTTPLLSQSHSVDELAELPPPAPMLSPGPPPGGTTFIHPLTGRPLDPSSPLALALAARERALSGRNTPTPTPSPTPSPTQGRAVERPETEGGATPPAPLEAPPSNSWRDEPVSITETASQVTSGSPGSGRSLEEALVPPSVQGVQPALMDTEHTPPAVPPTLPSPAPTLSNLTARSLTMSSEEDAEPYTVTLPPALLSSSDEETREELRKIGLVPPPQPFANGLLIKEAPKATLSISPSGSRPSIAKTSSGKASDSTADSGVEDPHMETTSTVSTVSSMSTLSSESTDSAHASKPRSGVGRGRPAHLRDPLLKQSSDSELLPHPPSTGPSRPRYLFQRRSKLWGEEPRAQMGGSDESRPAAMGAELLSKDTHSLGEEPPMGAPLDPGRRSPVGGARCEENGGESKSLFSSLGELHTISQRSYGTTFTIRPGSRYPVTRRTPSPGATPERSEPLGPVRTFGPHHHHHTILKSSSLSLPQEPKEVRFVMRSASARARSRSPSPSPCASPCPSPVLGAPLLALRPFRQRPLALWSKYDVGEWLESVGLGEHRARFLEHEIEGAHLPALTKDDLAELGVTRVGHRMNIERALKQLLDS, from the exons ATGCCTATCAGTCCACCTGCCGACGGCAAACATGAGGCTCTCGACCGGCCGCGGCAACAACACACCCCTACCAACGGTAACCACGGAGATGACAGCATTCGGGCCTCTCCTGGGAGTAAATCTTCCTCCGAACCTATGGAGGATCTCCACGGAAATGCAGTTGTCATACGCATCGGAATCCCTGATCTGCAGCAAACG AAATGCCTGCGATTGGACCTTGAGGCTCCAGTGTGGGTTTGTAAGCAGCAAGTTCTGGTCACTCTGACACAAAGCCTGACCGATGTGCTTAACTATGGCCTCTACCTCCCTGCCTTTAACGGGCGTGCCGGAAAGTTCCTCGATGAGGAGAGATTGCTCAGGGAGTATCCTCTCCCTACGATCACACCTGTACCATACCTAGAG TTCCGTTACAAGAGGCGTGTTTACACTCAGAGCCATGTAGATGACAAGCAACTGGCCAAACTACATACCAAG GCCAACCTAAAGAAGTTTATGGAGTATGTTCAACAAAGGTGTGTGGACAAGGTCTGCAGGTTTCTGGAGAAAGGGCTGGACCCCAACTTTCACGATTCTGAGAGTGGGG AATCTCCTCTCACTCTCGTGGCCCAGCTGGACACTTGTGCCGATCTGATTAAGGTGTTGAGGAGCGGAGGAGCCCATCTGGACTTCAGAACCAGAGACGGCCTGACGGCGCTGCACAAAGCGGTCCAAACGCACAACCATGTAGCATTGACT ACATTGTTGGATCTGGGGGCGTCTCCAGACTATAAGGACAGTCGTGGGCTTACCCCCCTCTATCACAGTGCCATGGTTGGGGGAGATCCGTACTGCTGCGAGCTGCTGCTCTACGATCACGCCCAGCTGGGCTACAGCGATGAGAACGGCTGGCAGGAGATCCATCAG GCTTGTCGTCATGGAAACGTGCAGCACCTTGAGCACCTGTTATTCTATGGAGCGGAAATGAGCGCTCAGAATGCCTCAGGAAACACAGCACTACACCTGTGTGCCCTCTACAACCAG GAAGGCTGTGCTAGAGTTCTCCTGTTTCGAGGAGCAAATAAAGAAATCAAGAACTACAACAACCAAACAGCATTTCAG GTTGCTATCATCGCAGGGAACTTTGACCTGGCAGAAATCATCAAGATTCATAAAACCTCAGATGTTG TGCCTTTCAGGGAGACCCCTTCGTATTCGTCTCGGCGGCGCGCGGTCTGCGTATCCCCACGTCGCTCTCTTATGCGATCGGCCAGTGATAACGCTCTAGATGAGAGTCTGCCAGCTCCCTCTCCGGCCCCCTCCCTTCGCAGCCTACCCCCGCTGGAGCCTGACGACACCACCCCGTCCCAGCGCAGCCCTCAGGCCGCTCACACTCACACGCGCAGCCTCAGGAGACACACCCGCTCAGGAGGACACCTCAG CCCTGGCAGTCCTGTACAGAGAGAGCCGAGTCCTCCAGCCGTGTCTCGAGGGCCCAAGCGACGGCTGTACAGTGCGGTGCCCGGTCGAACCTTCATCGCTGTCAGCTCCCACACTCCACAGGGCGAGGGTGAGATCACACTCAACCGAGGAGAGAGGGTCAAAG TGCTAAGCATAGGTGAAGGTGGATTCTGGGAAGGCTCGGTTAAAGGACGAACTGGCTGGTTTCCTGCTCACTGTGTAGAGGAAGTCCAGATGAGACAATATGACCCACGACTCG AGACAAGAGAGGATCGCACCAAGAGACTTTTTAGGCACTACACTGTTGGCTCCTACGACAACTATACCTCTTACAG TGATTATGTTATAGAAGAAAAAAGTGCAACCCTGCAGAAGAGAGACAGCGAAGGATTCGGCTTCGTGCTTCGAGGAGCTAAAG CTGAGACACCCATAGAAGAGTTCACACCTACTCCTGCTTTTCCTGCCCTGCAATACTTGGAGTCTGTGGACCTGGAAGGGGTGGCATGGAGGGCAGGGTTAAGGACGGGAGATTTCCTcatagag GTAAATGGGGTAAGCGTAGTAAAGGTGGGACATAGGCAGGTGGTATCGCTGATTCGGCAAGGTGGAAGTCGGCTAGTAATGAAGGTTGTGTCTGTCACACGCAAACCTGACACTGGAGACGTTGTCCGCAAGAAAG CCCCACCACCTCCCAAGAGAGACccaagcaccagcctgaccctGCGCTCAAAAAGCATGACTGCCGAACTGGAGGAGCTGG AGAAGTTGGATGAGATGTTGAGTTCGCCCAAAGAACCGGTTGTAGTGATGAGGCAACGTCCTGCAGATACGGACTCCAGAGCAGCCACTGTGAAACAGAGACCAACAAGCCGCCGTATCACACAGGCTGAGATCAAT tcTCTGTTAGAGAGGCAGGGTTTGCCAATAGGTTCAGGAGTGTCCTTGGCTGTGGACAAAAGTCACATGCAGCTGCCTCGGGGAATGTCAAGGACCAAGTCATTTG GTGCTCCTGAAGATGACAGAATCTCAGCCCTGATTGGAGAGCATCGCTTTCCGAGAAGCTCCTCAATGACTGACAGCTTTAGACAAGATAGTATTCCTCCCCCTCCACAGACAGCTCCTCCACCACCTCCAACGCCCTACTTCCTAGATTCAGGGCCACCACCATCCTTTCTTCCACCTCCGCCCCCTTCTCGCGCTGCCAACCAGAGCCGTTCGAGCTTCCGCCCAGGGGCAGAGCCCAAACTCCACGGCCCAGTCACAACAGACCGCCAGCGAAAAACACGCTCCATGATCATTCTTCAGGACACCACCCATTTGCCAGTGGAGCCTGCCCCTATTGCAAGACCACAAACGCCTACCTCCGGAGCTGTTCCTCCTGAACGTGGTCGAAGGCGTGGACCACCTGTGGAGAATCCCTATGCTAATGTAGGTCGTCTAAGTGCGGTCTATACTCCCACCAAGCCCCAGCGTAGAAAGAGTCCACTAGTCAAACAAGGACAAGTTGAGGAGGGAGCCGCTGCTCAGAGTAGTAGAGACCCCTCTCCTTTGGGAGGGTCACGGATTCCCCACAGTAGTCGAGCAGAGCAGTTCCAACAGCAGGTTCTCTCTGAGCGAGCTAGAATCACGCCGCCAGGGGCCCGACGCAGGCCAAGCGTTTTTCTATCTGTAGAAGGGGGTGCAACGGAGCCGCAGACAACCCCGTTACTTTCTCAGTCTCACTCAGTGGATGAGTTGGCCGAGTTGCCTCCGCCTGCACCAATGCTTTCTCCTGGCCCACCACCAGGGGGCACCACTTTCATACACCCTCTTACAGGTCGACCACTGGATCCTTCCTCACCTCTAGCGCTTGCACTGGCTGCACGAGAACGTGCCCTTAGTGGCCGGAATACACCCACTCCTACGCCATCGCCTACACCTTCGCCCACCCAAGGTCGAGCCGTGGAAAGGCCAGAGACAGAAGGAGGAGCCACACCACCTGCTCCTCTTGAGGCTCCTCCATCTAACTCCTGGAGAGATGAACCGGTCAGCATCACAGAAACGGCAAGCCAGGTGACTAGCGGTAGCCCTGGGTCTGGACGAAGCCTGGAAGAGGCACTTGTCCCACCCAGCGTGCAAGGTGTCCAACCTGCGCTGATGGATACAGAACATACCCCACCGGCAGTCCCGCCCACTCTACCTTCCCCTGCCCCTACCCTGTCAAATCTGACTGCTCGAAGTCTGACTATGAGCTCCGAGGAGGATGCAGAGCCTTACACAGTGACACTTCCCCCTGCGTTGCTCTCGTCTAGTGATGAGGAAACCAGAGAGGAGCTTCGGAAGATAGGTCTTGTGCCACCCCCTCAACCCTTTGCTAATGGCCTTCTAATTAAAGAAGCACCCAAAGCCACTTTAAGCATTTCACCTAGCGGATCACGCCCATCGATTGCAAAGACCTCCTCTGGGAAAGCAAGCGATTCTACGGCAGACTCTGGGGTTGAAGACCCACACATGGAGACCACCAGTACTGTTTCCACAGTCTCCAGCATGTCCACTTTGTCTTCAGAGAGCACAGACTCCGCTCATGCTAGCAAACCACGTTCTGGGGTGGGGCGTGGTCGCCCCGCCCATCTCAGGGACCCACTGCTTAAACAGTCATCGGACAGTGAGCTGCTTCCACACCCACCCAGCACAGGCCCCAGCCGTCCACGCTACCTATTCCAAAGACGTTCCAAACTCTGGGGGGAGGAGCCCCGGGCCCAAATGGGTGGGTCTGATGAAAGTCGGCCTGCTGCTATGGGGGCGGAGTTGCTAAGCAAAGACACTCATTCACTGGGGGAGGAGCCACCAATGGGAGCGCCTCTTGACCCTGGCAGGAGATCACCTGTGGGAGGTGCCAG ATGTGAGGAGAATGGAGGAGAGAGTAAATC ACTCTTTAGTAGTTTAGGGGAGCTTCACACCATCTCTCAGCGGAGTTACGGCACCACCTTCACAATCCGGCCTGGCAGCCGATACCCAGTGACCCGCAGGACTCCGAGCCCTGGAGCCACCCCAGAACGGAGTGAACCGCTGGGGCCTGTCCGTACATTCGGCCCCCATCACCACCATCACACAATCCTCAAGTCTTCTAGCCTAAGTTTGCCCCAGGAACCCAAGGAGGTGCGTTTCGTCATGAGGAGTGCCAGCGCTCGAGCCCGCAGCCGTTCTCCATCCCCTTCTCCGTGTGCCTCCCCCTGCCCTTCACCGGTACTGGGAGCCCCTCTCCTGGCCCTGCGGCCTTTCAGACAGCGCCCCCTAGCACTGTGGAGTAAGTATGACGTTGGAGAGTGGCTAGAGAGTGTGGGACTTGGAGAACATCGTGCCCGCTTTTTGGAGCACGAGATTGAAGGCGCCCACCTGCCTGCACTGACCAAGGACGATCTGGCAGAGTTAGGGGTGACACGGGTGGGACACCGAATGAACATCGAGCGTGCACTGAAGCAGTTGCTGGATAGTTGA